The Schistocerca cancellata isolate TAMUIC-IGC-003103 chromosome 4, iqSchCanc2.1, whole genome shotgun sequence genome contains a region encoding:
- the LOC126185069 gene encoding uncharacterized protein LOC126185069, producing MKMTNRFRRARPRRWIRRRNTLTRPYFGRMCKWRTEYTQVDAARFEYGKMATIEKYDENAQNFTTFKHYDITDEFKFFANKYNAVIINKIVTYVYRINVRVERLTLDDRANKKFYEDQGALEKVRIACTNKLGPFSLKPDKSSGVPWRKYSRRNAFKFVTYCKPETSAEIGKVKSWVDLENQCKCKNKLFQGVNPFYIGVQVAGDEPDKSDVVQSEVKYVTFIVRNRVYMTFCKRKGTVTF from the coding sequence ATGAAGATGACGAACCGGTTTCGCCGTGCACGTCCGAGGCGATGGATTCGCCGACGGAACACTCTGACTAGGCCGTATTTTGGACGAATGTGCAAGTGGCGTACTGAATATACACAAGTGGACGCAGCTAGATTCGAATATGGAAAAATGGCAACTATTGAAAAATATGACGAGAATGCccaaaatttcactacttttaagCACTATGACATAACCGATGAGTTTAAGTTTTTTGCTAACAAATATAATGCTGTCATTATTAATAAAATCGTGACATATGTATATAGAATTAATGTAAGGGTAGAGCGACTAACACTAGATGACAGAGCTAATAAAAAATTCTATGAAGATCAGGGCGCATTAGAAAAAGTTAGAATAGCTTGTACTAATAAATTGGGGCCATTTAGCTTGAAACCCGACAAATCGTCTGGTGTACCATGGAGAAAGTATAGTAGGCGTAATGCATTTAAGTTTGTAACATATTGTAAACCAGAAACCAGTGCCGAAATTGGAAAAGTAAAATCATGGGTAGATTTAGaaaatcaatgtaaatgtaaaaacaaactATTCCAAGGAGTAAATCCTTTTTATATAGGTGTACAAGTTGCTGGCGACGAACCCGATAAATCGGACGTTGTACAAAGTGAAGTTAAATATGTAACCTTTATTGTACGTAATAGAgtttatatgacattttgtaaaagaaagggaACGGTCACGTTCTGA